A genomic stretch from Chitinophaga lutea includes:
- a CDS encoding glycoside hydrolase family 25 protein, whose protein sequence is MAKKKRTRPFIYLILILALAGAATAAWWLLRQRTPLEFVRYEEFGIDIPVNYSVHGIDISKFQGNVNWRAVRQMQVDEIRISFAFIKATEGITRQDATFQRNWEKAKEAGIVRGAYHFFYSTRDPLKQVINFKNVVQLESGDLPPVLDIEVHNNQPPAVIRSTARIWLEEMEKAYGVKPIIYTNIHFYETYLGKEFDDYPLWVAHYYQKDKPRSARNWVFWQHSDIGRVNGIRTTVDFNVFRGDSTDLMKLCIP, encoded by the coding sequence ATGGCTAAGAAGAAACGTACGCGCCCCTTTATTTACCTGATACTCATCCTGGCATTGGCGGGCGCCGCTACCGCGGCCTGGTGGCTGCTGCGACAGCGTACGCCACTGGAGTTCGTGCGGTACGAGGAGTTCGGAATCGATATTCCGGTGAATTATTCCGTGCATGGGATCGACATCTCGAAATTCCAGGGAAATGTGAACTGGCGGGCCGTTCGGCAGATGCAGGTCGATGAAATACGTATATCCTTCGCGTTTATAAAAGCTACTGAGGGCATCACCCGCCAGGACGCCACCTTCCAGCGTAACTGGGAAAAAGCAAAGGAAGCCGGCATCGTCCGCGGCGCCTATCACTTTTTTTACTCCACCCGTGACCCGCTCAAACAGGTCATCAATTTTAAAAATGTGGTCCAGCTTGAATCCGGCGACCTCCCACCGGTACTCGACATCGAAGTGCATAACAATCAGCCCCCCGCCGTTATCCGCAGTACTGCCCGCATCTGGCTCGAGGAAATGGAAAAGGCGTACGGCGTAAAACCCATCATCTACACCAATATTCATTTTTACGAAACGTACCTCGGGAAGGAATTTGACGATTACCCGTTGTGGGTGGCGCATTATTACCAGAAAGACAAACCGCGCAGTGCGCGTAACTGGGTTTTCTGGCAGCACAGCGACATCGGGCGGGTGAACGGCATCCGCACCACGGTTGATTTTAACGTGTTCCGTGGCGACAGTACCGATTTGATGAAGCTTTGTATTCCGTAA
- a CDS encoding CAP domain-containing protein yields the protein MNNPVNKEVLLALVNEIRAKGCNCGDTFMAPAPPIRWNTALERAAYLHSQDMLYNDYFGHNDLNGNNAGQRIARMGYQWQAWGENIALGILNERSVVEGWFKSVTHCKVLMGNKFIEMGVAKVGNFWSQEMAAPKPGV from the coding sequence ATGAACAACCCGGTCAATAAAGAAGTATTACTGGCACTCGTGAATGAAATCCGGGCGAAGGGCTGCAATTGCGGCGACACCTTTATGGCGCCGGCGCCGCCCATCCGCTGGAACACGGCACTGGAGCGCGCAGCCTACCTTCATAGCCAGGATATGCTTTACAATGATTATTTCGGCCACAACGACCTGAACGGCAATAATGCAGGCCAGCGCATCGCCCGCATGGGCTACCAGTGGCAGGCCTGGGGTGAAAACATAGCGTTGGGGATCCTGAACGAACGCAGCGTGGTAGAAGGTTGGTTCAAAAGTGTCACGCACTGTAAAGTATTGATGGGCAACAAGTTCATCGAGATGGGCGTGGCAAAGGTGGGCAACTTCTGGAGTCAGGAGATGGCGGCGCCGAAACCAGGGGTCTAG
- a CDS encoding YiiX family permuted papain-like enzyme, which yields MFIRIFLVLLLPVALHAQTPALAEGDIIFQSNISPQCKAIELATHSRYSHCGIVFKKNDGWYVLEAVQPVRETPFAEWIARNRGRYAVKRLRGADSLLTPAVVNEMKSAGAKYLGKDYDSYFEWSDQRIYCSELVWKVYKKATGLEVGRLQPMREYDLSHPLVKATMQERYGNNIPLEEKMVSPGNIFDSKLLETVVSR from the coding sequence ATGTTTATCAGAATATTCCTGGTGCTGTTGCTGCCGGTTGCATTGCATGCCCAGACACCCGCCCTGGCCGAAGGCGACATTATTTTTCAGTCGAATATTTCCCCGCAGTGCAAAGCCATCGAGTTGGCCACACACTCCCGCTACAGCCACTGTGGGATAGTGTTTAAAAAGAACGATGGCTGGTATGTGCTGGAAGCTGTGCAGCCGGTGCGGGAAACCCCCTTCGCCGAATGGATCGCCAGAAACCGGGGGCGCTATGCCGTGAAGCGCCTGCGGGGTGCCGATTCTTTGCTGACGCCTGCAGTTGTTAATGAAATGAAAAGCGCCGGCGCAAAGTATCTCGGAAAAGACTATGACAGCTATTTTGAATGGTCCGACCAGCGGATTTACTGCTCGGAACTGGTCTGGAAAGTCTATAAAAAAGCAACGGGCCTGGAGGTGGGCCGTTTGCAGCCCATGCGGGAATATGACCTGAGCCATCCCCTGGTAAAGGCCACTATGCAGGAGCGGTACGGCAACAATATTCCCCTCGAGGAAAAAATGGTGTCGCCGGGCAACATATTTGACAGCAAGCTGCTGGAAACCGTGGTGAGCCGGTAA
- a CDS encoding radical SAM protein, producing the protein MPKPNINDALNFLSKFTFRRGWNAGKVLGSYYWSKWTNKPVQWGFPISISFEPTTSCNLRCPECPSGLRAFTRPTGMLQNDFFRKTIDELHKELLYLIFYFQGEPYLNPAFLDMVKYASAKGIYTATSTNAHYLTDENARKTVESGLDRLIISIDGTTQDVYTQYRVGGKLDKVIEGAKNIVKWKKELNATKPFVFFQFLVVKPNEHQIEDIKKLAAEIGVDEVRFKTAQVYDYEEGNRLIPTIDKYSRYKKNEDGTYAIKNKLGNHCWRLWHSPVITWDGLVVPCCFDKDAQHRLGDLKTSTFRTLWHNENYLRFRSQIIKGRKHIDICANCSEGTKVWG; encoded by the coding sequence ATGCCCAAACCAAACATCAACGATGCATTGAATTTCCTTTCCAAGTTCACTTTTCGCCGTGGCTGGAATGCCGGCAAGGTGCTGGGCAGCTACTACTGGAGCAAATGGACGAACAAGCCGGTGCAATGGGGTTTTCCGATTTCGATCTCCTTCGAACCCACCACCTCCTGCAATCTCCGGTGCCCCGAATGCCCGAGCGGCCTGAGGGCGTTCACCCGGCCTACCGGCATGCTGCAAAACGACTTTTTTAGAAAAACCATCGACGAGCTGCATAAAGAGCTGTTGTATCTCATCTTCTATTTCCAGGGAGAGCCCTACCTGAACCCGGCTTTCCTCGATATGGTGAAATATGCTTCCGCCAAGGGCATTTACACTGCCACCTCCACCAACGCACACTATCTTACGGACGAGAATGCGCGAAAAACCGTGGAAAGCGGCCTCGATAGGCTGATCATCTCCATCGACGGTACTACGCAGGACGTGTACACGCAATACCGCGTGGGGGGCAAGCTGGATAAAGTGATAGAAGGGGCTAAAAATATCGTGAAGTGGAAAAAAGAACTGAATGCCACCAAACCCTTTGTTTTCTTCCAGTTCCTGGTGGTGAAACCGAATGAGCACCAAATAGAGGACATTAAAAAACTGGCGGCGGAAATCGGGGTAGATGAAGTGCGCTTCAAAACCGCGCAGGTATATGATTATGAAGAAGGCAACCGGCTAATCCCCACTATCGACAAGTACTCCCGCTATAAAAAGAACGAAGACGGCACTTACGCCATTAAAAATAAACTGGGCAATCACTGCTGGCGCCTCTGGCATTCGCCGGTGATTACCTGGGACGGGCTGGTAGTGCCCTGCTGCTTCGATAAAGATGCCCAGCACCGCCTTGGCGACCTGAAAACCAGTACTTTCAGAACCTTATGGCATAACGAAAACTACCTGCGTTTCCGCAGCCAGATCATCAAAGGGCGCAAGCATATTGATATTTGTGCAAATTGCAGTGAGGGTACAAAAGTATGGGGCTAG
- a CDS encoding CAP domain-containing protein, whose product MFTKLIRFIPFACLLLAVACTKDTVVVPRPEPEEPGTVVVVENNVNKELLLQLVNDVRSKGCNCGSTAMPPVQPLSWNILLELAAAKHSKDMVERKYFSHSSPEGTSPQQRIKAAGYSYSWSGENIASGFSKEADVINGWLKSEGHCKNIMSGNYKEMGVGRANSVWTQVFAAPGK is encoded by the coding sequence ATGTTCACCAAACTGATCCGTTTTATACCTTTTGCCTGTTTGCTGCTGGCTGTTGCCTGCACTAAAGACACTGTCGTGGTACCACGGCCGGAGCCGGAGGAGCCGGGAACGGTAGTGGTAGTGGAAAATAATGTCAATAAGGAATTGCTGCTGCAGCTGGTGAACGACGTTCGTTCGAAAGGCTGCAATTGCGGCAGCACAGCCATGCCGCCGGTGCAGCCGCTTTCGTGGAACATCCTGCTGGAACTGGCCGCGGCCAAGCACAGTAAAGACATGGTGGAGCGCAAATACTTTTCCCACAGCAGCCCTGAAGGAACCAGCCCGCAGCAGCGCATCAAAGCCGCCGGTTATAGCTATTCATGGTCGGGCGAAAACATTGCCTCCGGTTTTTCCAAAGAAGCGGACGTCATCAACGGCTGGCTGAAAAGCGAAGGCCATTGCAAAAACATCATGAGCGGGAACTACAAAGAAATGGGCGTAGGCCGTGCAAACAGCGTCTGGACACAGGTGTTCGCGGCGCCGGGAAAATAA
- a CDS encoding DJ-1/PfpI family protein encodes MKTKRCYLFVFDGYSDWEPALAAAALQQFTAFEVVPFSLSGQAITSAANLTVVPQTSLDKLDASAADLLIIPGGSAWSEGRNREITPFVKAMLKEGKTIAAICDATLYLADEGLLDNVPHTSNDLGLLKQAVPAYEGESHYIQKPAVAAGPFITANGTASVAFALAILNKFRLLDNNEAFAFWFGFFHKPEFQNLRLD; translated from the coding sequence ATGAAAACGAAACGTTGTTACCTATTTGTATTTGACGGCTATTCCGATTGGGAACCCGCTTTGGCAGCCGCCGCGCTGCAACAGTTCACTGCATTTGAAGTAGTTCCTTTTTCCCTCAGCGGCCAAGCCATTACCAGCGCGGCCAATCTCACGGTTGTTCCGCAAACCTCCCTGGACAAACTGGATGCGTCGGCGGCCGATCTCCTGATCATTCCCGGCGGCAGCGCCTGGTCTGAGGGGCGCAACCGAGAGATCACACCGTTCGTGAAAGCCATGCTGAAGGAGGGAAAAACCATCGCCGCCATCTGCGACGCCACGCTGTACCTCGCTGACGAAGGCCTGCTCGACAATGTGCCCCACACGAGCAACGACCTTGGTCTGCTCAAACAAGCTGTGCCTGCATACGAAGGTGAATCGCACTACATCCAAAAACCCGCCGTGGCTGCGGGCCCCTTCATCACGGCAAACGGTACGGCGAGCGTTGCATTTGCCCTGGCAATACTAAACAAGTTCAGGTTGCTCGATAACAACGAAGCGTTCGCCTTCTGGTTTGGATTTTTTCACAAGCCGGAGTTTCAAAATCTGCGATTGGATTGA
- a CDS encoding YtxH domain-containing protein has product MSRSSKAVVSFIVGAAVGVAVGYFLNSDKKDELVEKLKYQTGKLKDKFRAKKQQFEDAIENELT; this is encoded by the coding sequence ATGAGCAGAAGTTCAAAAGCAGTGGTATCTTTTATAGTAGGGGCCGCTGTAGGCGTAGCTGTGGGCTACTTTCTTAATTCCGACAAAAAAGACGAGCTGGTAGAAAAACTGAAATACCAGACAGGTAAACTGAAGGACAAATTCCGCGCAAAAAAGCAGCAATTCGAAGATGCTATTGAAAATGAATTAACTTAA
- a CDS encoding nicotinate phosphoribosyltransferase — protein MEANLILLADAYKYSHHKLYVPGTTHIYSYLESRGGLFDETVFYGLQYFLKAYLAGPVVTAEKIRAAGVELEEVFGRKDVYDPARFTYILEKHGGRLPVRIKAVAEGSVIPVKQVLMTIENTDPACYWLTNFLETLLMQVWYPCTVATLSREIKKVVKRYYEATASTASFTGIDFVLNDFGFRGASSVESAGLGGSAHLVNFSGSDTLAASTFAKKYYHAAKAPGLSIPATEHSIVTLLGEKGEPDIFKHVLDTFPSGTIACVSDSYNIFRACEEYWGTLLKDQVLARNGTLVIRPDSGDPVRTLLAVFDILMAKFGHSVNEKGYKVLPPQVRVIQGDGISYESIPVIYKALKQAGISAENLVLGMGGALLQRVNRDTQEFALKCSYAEINGRSVDVQKSPAELDADGQLRTSFKKSKAGRLKLIRTEAGFETVAAGSHPQHSDLLQTVFENGALITDQRFENIKTNAAI, from the coding sequence ATGGAAGCAAACCTCATTCTCCTGGCCGACGCCTACAAATATTCCCATCATAAGTTATACGTGCCAGGCACCACGCATATCTATTCTTACCTGGAAAGCAGGGGAGGGCTGTTTGATGAAACCGTTTTTTACGGGTTGCAGTATTTTCTGAAAGCGTACCTCGCGGGCCCTGTCGTTACCGCGGAAAAAATCCGGGCGGCGGGTGTTGAGCTGGAAGAGGTGTTCGGACGGAAGGATGTGTACGACCCGGCTCGGTTTACGTATATTCTCGAAAAACACGGGGGGCGACTTCCGGTCAGGATTAAAGCAGTAGCGGAAGGCAGCGTGATCCCGGTGAAGCAGGTCCTGATGACCATCGAAAATACCGACCCGGCCTGTTACTGGCTTACCAATTTCCTCGAAACACTGCTGATGCAGGTGTGGTACCCCTGTACGGTGGCCACCCTTTCCCGGGAGATAAAAAAAGTAGTGAAGCGGTATTACGAAGCCACCGCCAGCACTGCGTCTTTTACGGGAATCGATTTTGTGCTGAACGATTTCGGTTTCAGGGGCGCGAGCTCGGTGGAAAGCGCCGGGTTGGGCGGAAGCGCGCACCTGGTCAACTTCAGCGGCAGCGATACCCTCGCCGCATCCACCTTCGCGAAAAAATACTACCATGCGGCGAAGGCGCCCGGCCTGTCTATCCCCGCTACGGAACATTCCATCGTCACGCTGCTGGGTGAAAAAGGAGAACCGGACATCTTTAAACATGTTTTGGATACCTTCCCTTCCGGGACCATCGCCTGTGTATCGGATTCCTACAACATTTTCCGCGCGTGCGAAGAGTATTGGGGCACCCTGCTGAAAGACCAGGTGCTCGCCCGCAACGGCACGCTCGTGATCCGCCCGGATTCCGGGGATCCGGTCAGAACCCTGCTGGCCGTGTTCGACATCCTGATGGCAAAATTCGGGCACAGCGTCAATGAAAAAGGGTACAAAGTATTGCCGCCGCAAGTGAGGGTGATCCAGGGAGACGGAATCAGTTATGAATCCATACCCGTCATTTATAAGGCACTGAAACAAGCCGGCATCAGCGCCGAAAACCTGGTGCTGGGAATGGGCGGCGCTTTATTGCAACGCGTTAACCGCGATACGCAGGAGTTTGCGCTGAAATGTTCCTACGCCGAAATCAATGGCCGCAGTGTAGACGTGCAGAAATCACCCGCGGAGCTCGATGCCGATGGCCAACTGCGCACTTCATTCAAAAAATCAAAAGCGGGCCGGTTAAAGCTCATCCGCACCGAAGCCGGTTTTGAAACCGTTGCTGCCGGTTCCCATCCGCAACATTCCGACCTGCTGCAAACCGTGTTTGAAAATGGAGCATTGATAACAGACCAGCGATTTGAAAATATAAAAACCAACGCCGCGATATGA
- a CDS encoding DUF4377 domain-containing protein gives MKKILLLPLAAMVLFTSCQNSPKSGTSDSTQTSISVPATPEGYYEANLPAASSPGRLIALSVVDGGEVQMTTDYQNSTPEIVQMGNWATQDSGRLLVTLVTVGSGNPQKDTLYFKQDGKSLRYEGANYGSDGLTLVRKEKPAPATKELVIWVKSEAECDRGPGFGKTTCYEVQYGDKLMTPATEPWEKLMEPIDGFKYEKGHLYKLRVNRIPRDPRIQDIGVYEYKLVEVISKEKTK, from the coding sequence ATGAAAAAAATACTCTTGTTGCCCCTGGCTGCCATGGTGCTCTTCACATCGTGCCAGAACAGCCCGAAATCCGGGACGTCAGACAGCACACAAACATCCATTTCCGTACCCGCCACACCCGAAGGATATTATGAGGCTAACCTGCCCGCCGCCTCCAGCCCCGGCCGCCTCATCGCACTGAGCGTCGTAGACGGCGGGGAAGTGCAAATGACCACCGATTATCAGAACAGCACTCCCGAAATCGTGCAAATGGGGAATTGGGCCACACAGGATAGCGGCCGGCTGCTGGTCACCCTGGTGACGGTCGGCAGCGGGAATCCACAGAAAGACACGCTTTATTTTAAACAGGACGGCAAAAGCCTGCGGTATGAGGGTGCTAACTATGGTTCGGACGGCCTGACGCTGGTGCGCAAAGAAAAGCCCGCCCCGGCAACAAAAGAGCTGGTGATTTGGGTGAAGAGCGAAGCAGAGTGCGACCGCGGCCCAGGTTTCGGTAAAACGACCTGCTATGAGGTGCAATACGGCGACAAGCTCATGACGCCGGCTACGGAGCCCTGGGAAAAATTGATGGAACCGATCGATGGCTTTAAATACGAAAAAGGGCACCTGTATAAGCTCCGCGTAAACCGCATTCCCCGCGATCCGCGCATTCAGGATATAGGCGTATATGAATACAAACTCGTAGAGGTCATTTCGAAAGAAAAAACGAAATGA
- a CDS encoding DUF4241 domain-containing protein has protein sequence MDFFKRFWKKYSTKQPRYAQLDYSRYFELSAIGGMRLERRYLGKLALPKGYLLVCDPLLGLHDALPYTRRVPPGQYPVSLLVATGSLSKKNAMLRMSFSEERPQRWELALLPGQEASPDHADDAYYGFTADAGIGCLCDAQVQQYFNLYLERFFKDHPDGNVYSTLFAAAFEKNGGLGANFYLPSSPQMNAMLFHTGYGDGIYPAYWGLGKNGNICSFVIDFLVL, from the coding sequence ATGGATTTTTTTAAACGTTTCTGGAAGAAATACAGTACCAAACAGCCGCGTTACGCCCAGCTGGATTACAGTCGCTATTTCGAGCTGTCCGCTATAGGTGGAATGCGTCTCGAGCGCCGCTACCTGGGCAAGCTGGCGCTGCCGAAAGGGTATCTGTTGGTATGCGATCCTTTGCTGGGCCTGCACGATGCGCTCCCATACACACGGCGCGTTCCGCCGGGACAATACCCGGTGTCGCTGCTGGTGGCGACAGGCAGTCTGTCCAAAAAAAATGCAATGCTCCGGATGAGTTTTTCGGAGGAGCGGCCGCAACGCTGGGAGCTGGCGTTGTTGCCGGGCCAGGAGGCATCGCCGGATCATGCGGACGATGCGTATTACGGATTTACGGCGGATGCGGGTATTGGCTGCCTTTGCGATGCGCAGGTGCAGCAATACTTCAACCTGTATCTCGAACGTTTTTTTAAAGATCATCCGGACGGGAATGTATATTCGACGTTGTTTGCCGCCGCGTTTGAAAAAAACGGCGGGCTGGGCGCGAATTTTTACCTTCCCTCTTCCCCACAGATGAATGCCATGTTGTTTCATACGGGTTATGGCGATGGCATTTACCCGGCTTATTGGGGATTGGGAAAGAACGGTAATATTTGCAGCTTTGTAATTGATTTTCTCGTACTATAA
- a CDS encoding BamA/TamA family outer membrane protein — protein sequence MEAQDSLQVKENPHHLPFTKDTLRRSSVFPIPVVGYSPEKGFEFGVAALYSYYADKKTPSLLTRNSTMAALVTFTTKQQFKLNFQTDNWTRNNDFHIKTNLRYHNFPVYYYGIGDTTHHADQSLIGNKRYKISVEAEKRVTSHFYAGLSVTYQHDKYTADNDKGIFPESSLVDKTGGYSTFLGVTGVYDNRDNQNYCTNGTYVRFNAAYAPSFLSKHPLWRFEVKASQFIPITSKSTLGLNGLAQSLQGKTLPFYLLPELGNDNIMRGYYTGRYRDQNYLAAQAEYRYYVDPKIRIKLWFVDLQPTFALAGFAGTGTVFNNDGFSLSRLKPNYGLGIRYFYDKSARITVRLDYGWGEKRPGEKRQSGFYLSLSEAF from the coding sequence ATGGAGGCCCAGGATTCTTTGCAGGTAAAAGAAAACCCTCATCATCTTCCCTTCACAAAAGATACGCTCAGGCGTTCGAGTGTGTTCCCGATACCCGTGGTGGGTTATTCTCCGGAAAAAGGGTTCGAGTTCGGCGTAGCCGCCCTCTATTCTTATTATGCAGATAAGAAAACCCCGTCGCTCCTCACCAGGAACTCAACCATGGCGGCACTGGTGACTTTCACTACGAAGCAGCAGTTCAAACTGAACTTCCAGACCGACAACTGGACACGCAACAACGACTTCCACATCAAAACCAACCTGCGTTACCACAACTTCCCGGTGTATTATTACGGCATCGGCGATACCACGCATCATGCCGACCAGTCGCTGATCGGCAACAAACGCTACAAAATATCGGTGGAGGCGGAAAAGCGCGTCACGAGCCATTTCTACGCAGGCTTGTCCGTTACTTACCAACACGATAAGTATACAGCAGACAATGACAAAGGCATCTTCCCGGAAAGCTCCCTCGTGGATAAAACCGGCGGTTATTCCACTTTTCTGGGCGTAACCGGCGTGTACGACAACCGCGATAACCAGAATTACTGCACCAACGGCACTTATGTCCGTTTCAACGCCGCTTATGCACCATCGTTTCTCAGCAAGCATCCGCTCTGGCGTTTCGAGGTCAAAGCCAGCCAGTTTATTCCGATTACCAGCAAAAGTACGCTGGGCCTGAATGGGCTCGCGCAAAGCCTCCAGGGGAAGACGTTGCCGTTTTACCTGCTGCCTGAGCTGGGTAACGATAACATCATGCGCGGATATTATACCGGCCGCTACCGCGATCAGAACTACCTCGCCGCGCAAGCCGAATATCGTTATTACGTGGATCCTAAGATCCGTATCAAATTATGGTTCGTGGATCTGCAGCCGACATTTGCGTTGGCAGGATTTGCAGGCACCGGTACGGTTTTCAACAACGACGGGTTTTCGCTTTCCCGCCTCAAGCCCAACTATGGCCTTGGCATCCGCTATTTCTACGACAAGTCTGCCCGTATCACCGTGCGGCTGGATTATGGCTGGGGCGAGAAAAGGCCCGGGGAAAAGAGACAATCGGGATTTTATCTATCCCTTTCGGAAGCATTCTAG